The Gammaproteobacteria bacterium region GTGCATACCTGCCCATCCCCACCGCCTCATGGACGGTTATCGGGGTGAGCTCGTTCAGCTTTGTCGACTGGAGCACATAGGCAACACCGCCTGGTCCGAGCGGCGGCATGATCAGCGATCCTGCGGTCGGTTCGACAAGGCCGGCGACTGCGCCGAGGAGGGTTGACTTGCCCGCACCGTTGGGTCCGATGATGGCGGTGACAGAACCGGCGGGGATCTCGAAGCTGGACGAAACCAGCGCCGTGCGATCGCCGTACGAGAGTTCGAGGTTCTGTGCACGGATCAGTGTTTTGCCTGGCATGCGGCGCAGATCCCTTCGAGCTCGAGACGGTGCCCTGTGATGTTGTAGCTCCCGGTATCTGCCAACGAATCGATGAGTCGCGAAATGGCACTTTCGAGTTCCGATGGTATGGCGACATCATCGGTGAGGCCGCACTCGGTGCAGATAAAATGGTGGTGATGCTCGCCGGTGACCGACTCGGCGAGCTCATATCGAGCGATGCCCTCCGTATCTCGATACTTCGCGACAAGTTCCGCCGTCTCCAAGGAGAGGAGTGTTCGATAGAGTGACGACACCGGAACTTTTCGTCCCATGACGGCGTCCAGCTCTGCAACGGAGCGGGGACCTGGCGTATGTGTGAGCGCCTCGAGAACGAGTCGCCTCGCCTTGGTCAGTCGAATGTTCCGAGCGACGAGGTGTCGCGTCGCTCGATCGAGGAGATCTGTTTGCGTCATCAAAACGAGATGATACCATTCTGTGATGAAAATGAGAACCGTTATCATATTAGCTATCCTGCTCTCCCTCATCGGAAGCGCCTGCGGCAATTCGGCGGTGGATGATCGGCCGACCGTGGTGACTACGACCACGATCCTCGGCGACATTGTCCGAGAGATCGTCGGCGACGAGTTGAATGTGCAGGTCCTCATGCCGGTGGGAGTGGATCCTCACGAGTTCAGCGCGTCGGCCGGACAGGTCGCGCAGATGGAGTCTGCCGTCCTCGTGGTGGCGAATGGCCTCGGTCTCGAGGAGGGCCTCTCGTCCGTGCTGGATGCAGTGATGGCCGACGGAGTGCCGGTGTTGAGGGTGGGGGACGTGGTGACGCCGCGATATTTCGAGAATGGACAACCGGATCCCCACATCTGGTTCGATCCCGAGCGGATGGCCGTCGCCGTCAGGAAGATCGCTGAGCGTCTCGCAGAGGTCGACGATCGGTTGTCGCCTGCCGATTGGTCGAGTCGCGGGGACGCCTACGCGGCCCGGATCCTGGACACAGAGGCGGAAATGAAGCAACGCTTTGGGCAGATCAGCCCCGAACGCCGCAAATTGGTGACTTCGCACATGGCATTCGGTTACCTCGCCGACCGTTTCGGTTTCGAGGTCGTCGGTGTTGTCATCCCGGGCGGTGGCACACTCGGCGAAGCGAGCGCATCCGCGCTGGGGGCGCTCGCCGAGACCATCGTCGCCGAGGATGTGCCGGCGATCTTCGTTGAGACCACGGTGTCCCCACGTCTCTCCGAGACTTTGGCTGCGGAGACGGGTCGCGATGTGGAGATCGTTACCCTTTACACGGGCTCACTTGGTGCCCCCGGATCGGGAGCGGATACCTACCTGGGCCTCCTCCTCACCGATACGGAGCGGATCGTCGACGCCTTGAAGGAGGGTTAGTGGCAACGTCGAGGGTTGGAGAGGACCCCATGACGAGTTGTGTGAGAGGCTGCTGAGCGTGGACTGGCTCATCGATCCGTTTCGTCTGGAGTTCATGCAGCGGGCGCTGCTGGCCGGATTCCTCGTGGCGGCCGTGACGTCGGTTGTCGGGACCTGGGTCGTCCTGCGAGGCCTCGCCTTCATGGGCGACGCACTTGCCCACGGGGTGCTGCCTGGGATCGCGCTCGCGGTGTTGATCGGATTCAGTCAGTTTGTTGGAGCAATCGTGTCTGCCCTCGTGATGGTGTGGGGTATCGGTGTGATCCATCGCAGGGCGAGGCTTTCGGAGGACACGGGGATCGGTCTGCTGTTCGTGGGGATGTTGGCTCTTGGCGTGGTGATCATCTCCCGCACATCCTCTTACGCGGGAAGCCTCACGGGGATTCTCTTTGGTGATGCGCTGGGGGTGACGAGGGGAGACCTCTGGGTTCTGGGCGCCGGGTTGGTCGTTACGGTGACCATCGCTCTGGTCTTCTATCGACCGTTTCTCGCCCTGTCGTTCAACGAAGACAAGGCCGCTCTGCTCGGAATGCGGCCCCGTCTCGCTCACGCCGTCATGCTCGCGCTCGTGACGCTGGCGGTCGTCATCGCATTCAGAACTGTGGGAACCCTGCTGGTCTTCGGCCTCTTGATCGCCCCACCGGCAACCGCGGCGCTGATCACGCGGCGGGTTCCGACGATGATGGTGACCGCCGTCGGGATTGGCTTGCTTTCGGTGGCGGGAGGGCTCCTCACGAGCTTCTACGCGAACACGGCTGCCGGAGCGACGATGGCGGGACTTTCTGTGGCGTTGTTCTTCCTTGTGCTCATGTCGAGAGACCTGGTGACGCGTCATCCGGCATGATCGAGATGTTCCGCCAAACACCTACCATGAGCGATCATGGCTAGGCATCGAATACCGACGAAACGCCCCGAAGTCGTGCGGGCTCTGCTGGCGGCGGCGATCGTGTTGGGCGTCGTCTTGCTCGGCTTCATCGCGGCGTCGGGTGTCCGTGCCTTTCAGGCCTATCGGAGCATCGAGCGCGAGCCGTTTGCCGAGGCGGCCGAGGTGCGGCAAGGGATCGCTCAGATGACGGATGAGCAGCGGGCCGAGATCCGCCAGGAGATTTCGGCTGGTCAAGAGGAAGCCGGTCAGAGCATTCCGCTCCTCGATCGGGATCTGCTCGCCATCGTGACGGCGCAGCGCAACGGCCGGCAACCCTATTTCATTCCCTTCAACGTCCCGGAGGCAACGAGTCCTGCGCTTCCCGACAGCATGTTCGCGTCGTACCTGCTGGTCGGTCAGGAGGGGCCTCGCGCCGACTCGATGATCTTCGTCCTCCTTCCGTCCGACGGATCCTCTCCGATCATGACATCGCTCCCTCGGGACCTTTATGTGAAGAATCCCTGCACGGATGAGTACGCCCGACTCAACACGGGTCTCGGGGGGTGCAGAGGCTTTGCAGGCGGCGCCGAGTTGCTGTCACTCATGGTGCAGGACTACACGGGGATCGAAGTAGATCACTTTGCCCGAATCGACTTTGGTGGGTTCGCCGCCGTCATCGATGCCCTGGGAGGCGTGGACCTGTGCGTCGACAATCCCGTTCGGGACTGGAGATCGGAACTCGATCTTCCGGCGGGATGTTCACACATCGGCGGCGACCAGGCGTTGGCCTGGGTGCGAACACGACATACCGAGGAATACGTCGACGGGGAGTGGCAGCCTATGCGGGGGGTAAGTGATTTCACCCGCGAGCGGCATCAGCAGGAGATGCTGTTCAAGGTTGCCGATCGGCTCGCTTCATTCGGCTCGCTCTCTGCATTCTCCGATGTGGCAAACCAGATAGCGGGAGTGATTCATCTCGATTCACGGTTTGCGTTCGGTGATGCCGTGAGCCTTGCCTGGAGCTTCCGCGGGATCAGTTCGTCGCAGGTCAAGCGTGTCCGCGTGTCGGTGGAGGATCACATCACCGATCGAGGCGCGTGGGTGCTGCTTCCGACGGCGATGTTCAACGAGGCTCTGGCGAAGGTCTATCCGGCAGCAAAGCGTTAGCCGGGCACGAAACCGCTCAGCTGTTGGTTTTCAGTAATCAGTAGTCGACGCGGTGCCTTCTTGTTGGGAACGCTTTGACGACTGACGACTGACGACTGACGACTGACGACTGACGACTGACGACTGACAGAGGCAGCCTCGCCTAGATGACTTCCACGGTCGTCTCCACCGGCACGTTCCCGCGAATGGCGTGAGATACCGAGCACATTTCCTCGTGGCTTCTGTGCACTGCGTCGATGACCTCTTCTTCGGTGATGCCATGGCCGCCAACTCGATAGTGCATGCGGAAACGCTGGAACCTCCATGGAGGATCCGGTTGTTTCGTGTAGCGAACGGTGATCTGGAGTTCGCGAACCCGATCGGAGCCGAGCAGGCTCAAGACGTCGACTCCTGAGCAACCGGCCAGGGCCATCGGCAGGAGGTCGGAAGGACGAACGCCCAGCGTCGCCTCTGCGTCGACATCGACGGGCATGCCATCGCGATCAACGGCGTCGAAGCGCCGGTCGCCGCCCCAGGTGAGAGATACGGAAGCCACATCGGTTCCTTTCATGGCGTGTACCGGATGATGGCAGATGCTGACGAAGCGCCTGGAAAGGGGCAGCCGATGAGTGGCAGAACATGGGGGATGAGGGTGGTTGCCCGTTGTCCTTGGTCTCGGACAGGACTAGGTTGGGCGTTGCTCGGCGCGTTCCGTCGAGCGACATCTAATGGAGGAGAGAGCATGAGACGCCGATTTTGGGTGGTTGCGTTGTTCGCCGTTCTGGCCCTGGTGGCTGCCGCATGCGGTGGTGGCGCGACGACAACGACGACGGCTGCCCCCACGACGACGGCTGCCCCCACGACGACGGCTGCGCCGGCAACGACGGCTGCCCCCACGACCACCGAGGCACCTGCGGGTCCCAAGACGATCATCATCGGCACGACCGACACGATCGCTGAGTTCGACTCGGCAGATGCGTACTCGGTGCGTGACTGGGAGATCATTCGCAACACCGGTGTAGGGCTGTTGACATTTGCCCCCGGTACGACGGAGCTGGTGCCCGGTATCGCCAAGAGTTACGACGTCAGCGATGATGGAAAGACGTACACCTTCCATCTTCGTGACGACGTGAAATTTGGCGATGGTTTGGCCTTGACGGCCCCGATGTATGTCACACACATCCACCGGATGATGACCCTCGACGGGTCGGGCGGTGTCGGCGGGGCGCTCGGTACGCCGTACATCGATACGGTGGAGGCGCCGGACGATCTGACCGTGGTCTTTCATCTGAAGGACGCGTTCGGCTACTTCCCGCAGATCGTTGCGGGTGCGCCGTACATCCCGATGGATCCGAACCAGTTCCCCGAGGACGCTCTTGTCGAGTTCCCGGACCCGCCGTTCTATGGCGTGGGCCCGTGGACGGTTACCGACTACACGATCGGTGAGCAGATGGTCCTGGAACCAAATGAGTTCTACTTCGGTGACAAGCCGAAGGTGGACCGGATCATCATCAAGGACTACTCGGACGCCCAGACCATGGCGCTGGCGTTGCAGAACCACGAGATCGATATCGCGTGGCGCACGATTGCGCAACCCGATTTGCTCGAGCAGCTCAAGAGTGTGGACGGCCTGACGGTCGCCACCGTGCCTGGTGGTTCCATCCGTTACCTGATCATCAACCACGCTCTGTCACCGACCGACGACAGCCACGTGCGTAAGGCGCTGGCATATGCGATCGACCGTGACGACATCGTTGACCGGGTGTCCGGTGGGACGTGGGAGCCGCTGTACTCGATGGACCCGCCAGGGTTCCTCGGTGCAACGGAGGCGTTCGACACGATGTACGGATCGCCGAATCTCGACAAGGCAAAGGAAGAGTTGACGGCCGCCGGTTACAGCGAGTCGAACAAGCTGGAACTGCAGTTGAGCTTCCCGCCGCAGCACTACGGCGGTACGGTGAGCGACACGATGCAGGTTCTGAAGGAGCAGTTCGAATCGACCGGCATGATCAACGTCACGTTGAACTCCCAGGAGTGGAGCACGTATGTGGGCGCCGTGATCGGCGGAGCCGACTACACCGTCTCGTTGCTGGGTTGGTTCTTCGACTACCCGGATCCGAGTAACTACCTCGAGCCGTTCGTGCTCAATGGTGGACTCGGCACGATGGTGACCGATCCCGATACGGGTGCGGCGCTGAGTGATGAGGCCACGAACCTCGTCGACTTGCTGAACCAGGCTGCGACCAGCACGGATCAGGCCAAGCGCGCCGAGCTCTACGGTCAGGCACAGGATGTGTATGCAGATCTGGTCGTGACGATTCCGATGTGGTTCGAAGCGGAGCACGTGATCTATTGGGACAACATCTCTGGTTCTCCCACTGACGCGAACCCCGAGTCGTTGAACATCGGACCCTCGTTCGACCTGCACTACGACCTGCTGAACATCTCCGGCTAGTTAGACACCTTTGAAGGTGAAGTAGGGGCGGGCCTTCGGGCCCGCCCCTGTTCGTTGTTGGCCGGCACAGAGGTGGCCGATCCGGGTATCGGAAGGCTGTCTGAGTTCGGCCGCGGCGCAACGGGGGAAATCGTCGAGTAATCTGACGCTCCTTGTGCATCCGCTAGCGATACTTTTCCTTATGATCGGCGTCCCCGCCGGTATCGCGCTCCTCTACGTTTTCGTGCGGGGCAGCGCCGGGCTGCGCCGGTATGTGATCACGCGCGTGCTGCTGACGATCCCGATGGTCTTCATCCTCGCGTCGCTCGTGTTCCTCGTCTTGCGGGCGATTCCGGGGGATCCGGTGACGTCCAGCCTTGGACCGAAAGGCAGTCCCGAGCTCAAGGAGCGGCTGAGGACGGAGCTCGGTCTGGAAGATCCGATGATCGTGCAATACGGAAGGTTTCTGGGAGAAGTCGTCACGTTCGACTTCGGACGGTCACTCGTCGGGGGCCGACGGCGCATCGTCGACGAAATGGGCGAGCGATTTCCCGCAACCTTGGAGCTGATCGTCCCTGCCGCGTTGATGGCATTGCTCATCGGCATCGTTCCGGGGACCTTCGCGGCGTCACGTCGAAGACGGACGGCCGACTACTCGCTGCGCCTGTACAGCGTCATCGTGTACTCGATGCCGATCTTCTGGCTGGGCCTGCTGCTCCAGTTGCTGTTCGCCGTCCATTTGGGCTGGGTGCCGGTCGCGGGGCGCATCGATGCCGTTGTGGGGACGACTGTCCACCGAACTACCAATATTCTCCTGATCGACACGCTCCTGACGGGGAATTGGGCCGCGTTCCGGAGTGTGGTGCATCACCTCATACTCCCGGTGACCACGCTCGGATTGATCCTTTCCGGGGTCTTCCTTCGGCTCACGCGCATCAACGTCATCGAGACGTTGCAGCAGGACTACATCACCGCAGCCCGTGCTCGAGGCATCAAAGAGCGGGTCGTCGTCTACCGGCACGCGCTGAAGAACGCGATGATCCCGGTGATCACGCTGATCGGACTGCAGGTGGCCATCTTGCTGGCGGGTGCGGTACTGACCGAGACGGTGTTCTCGTGGCCGGGAATGGGGCGGTATCTCGTGGAGAGAATCTCGGTTCGCGACTACACGGCCGTCCAGAGTGTGATCACGATGTTCGCCATCTTCGTCGCGCTCATCAGCCTCGCAGTGGATATCGTCTACTCGCTGCTTGACCCAAGGGTGCGGTACTGATGGCGGACCTGAATGCCCGCGAAGAAGTGCCCCAGTGGGAGCAGGATCTCGCCAAGGTCGGCTGGGTTCGCAGGGCACTCCAGGCGCGTCGCTGGTACAAGGCCGACTGGTGGTTCGTCGCGATCAGCATGGTTCTCGTCGTGTTTTTCCTCATCATGGCGATTGTCCCAGGGCTGTTCGCAGCCCATGATCCTCGGGAGCAAGTTGGGCCCCGGCTCCTTGCACCAGGTGAGGCGCCCGACGTCGAGGCACTCGTCGTGCCTGTGGATTCGGGCATCGACGCGCTCACCGACCTCCTCGGTGTCGGCAGAGTTTCCGTCGGGGTCGTCAAGGGCACACCTTCGAGCCAGACGGTCCGTGATGAAGCCGCCCGACTCACCGACGAGATGAAGGCGCAGGGGAGCGACGAAACGATCCGGCTTCGGGTGAAGCGCTACGAGACCGTGGACGAAACGCTCGCAGCATTAGCCGGCGGCGAGATCGGTTTCGCGGTGCTTTCGTCGAAGGCTGCATCGGCGATCATCGACCAGTATCCGGGACTGGCCATAGACGGACCGGTGGCCGGAGAAGGGATCTCGACAAGTGGCAGCTTCCCTCTTGGCACGAACCAGCTCGGCCAGGACGTTCTCAGCCGGCTCATCTGGGGGACACGGGTTGCCTTTCTGATCGGATTCGCGGCAGCACTCATGTCGCTGGTCATCGGGCTCCCGCTTGGGCTGATCGCGGGGTTTGCGGGCGGATGGTTGGACCGCACGATGAGCGTGATCATGGACAGTCTCTATGCGTTCCCGGGGCTGATCCTCGCCATCGCGATCACGGCGGTGCTCGGTCCTTCGATCATCAACGTAATTGTTGCCATCGGCGTCGTGTACGTTCCGACCTACTACCGGATCGTTCGCGGGCAGACACTGTCGGTGAAAGAAGAGATGTATGTGGAGGCTGCCCGCAGCATCGGCGCCACACGCGGTTCGATCTTGCGCAACTATGTCTTCCCGAACGTCATTCCATCGGTGGCGATCATCTTCTCGGTCAACGTCGCCGACGCCATTCTCACCGGTGCCGGTCTGAGCTTCCTCGGTCTTGGCCTTCCTCCGGACACGCCGGACTGGGGCATCGACCTGGCCCGCGGCCAGGAGAACATCCAAAACGCATGGTGGATGATCACCTTCCCCGGTCTTGCCGTGATGTCCGTGGTACTTGCCTTCACCATGATGGGTGAGGGGCTCATGGAGATCTTCAACCCGAAACTGAGGGATCGATGATGGGAGACATCCTCTACTCGATACGTGATCTCACAGTGGAGTACGCGACCCGCTCCGGTAACGTGCACGCTGTCGACCAGGTCTCGTTTGATATCCGCAGAGGTGAGATCCTCGGTCTCGTCGGAGAGTCCGGCTGTGGCAAGTCCACGTTGGGCAAGGCGATCATGCGGATGATCCGACCTCCGGGTCAGATCGACGGCGGGGAGCTGTGGTTCGACGGCGTTGATCTCATGACGCTGTCCGAAAAGCAGATGCAGTCGGTCCGCGGTGCCGATATCGGCATGGTGTTCCAGGACCCCATGAC contains the following coding sequences:
- a CDS encoding metal ABC transporter permease, with translation MDWLIDPFRLEFMQRALLAGFLVAAVTSVVGTWVVLRGLAFMGDALAHGVLPGIALAVLIGFSQFVGAIVSALVMVWGIGVIHRRARLSEDTGIGLLFVGMLALGVVIISRTSSYAGSLTGILFGDALGVTRGDLWVLGAGLVVTVTIALVFYRPFLALSFNEDKAALLGMRPRLAHAVMLALVTLAVVIAFRTVGTLLVFGLLIAPPATAALITRRVPTMMVTAVGIGLLSVAGGLLTSFYANTAAGATMAGLSVALFFLVLMSRDLVTRHPA
- a CDS encoding zinc ABC transporter solute-binding protein, translating into MKMRTVIILAILLSLIGSACGNSAVDDRPTVVTTTTILGDIVREIVGDELNVQVLMPVGVDPHEFSASAGQVAQMESAVLVVANGLGLEEGLSSVLDAVMADGVPVLRVGDVVTPRYFENGQPDPHIWFDPERMAVAVRKIAERLAEVDDRLSPADWSSRGDAYAARILDTEAEMKQRFGQISPERRKLVTSHMAFGYLADRFGFEVVGVVIPGGGTLGEASASALGALAETIVAEDVPAIFVETTVSPRLSETLAAETGRDVEIVTLYTGSLGAPGSGADTYLGLLLTDTERIVDALKEG
- a CDS encoding ABC transporter permease subunit, producing the protein MIGVPAGIALLYVFVRGSAGLRRYVITRVLLTIPMVFILASLVFLVLRAIPGDPVTSSLGPKGSPELKERLRTELGLEDPMIVQYGRFLGEVVTFDFGRSLVGGRRRIVDEMGERFPATLELIVPAALMALLIGIVPGTFAASRRRRTADYSLRLYSVIVYSMPIFWLGLLLQLLFAVHLGWVPVAGRIDAVVGTTVHRTTNILLIDTLLTGNWAAFRSVVHHLILPVTTLGLILSGVFLRLTRINVIETLQQDYITAARARGIKERVVVYRHALKNAMIPVITLIGLQVAILLAGAVLTETVFSWPGMGRYLVERISVRDYTAVQSVITMFAIFVALISLAVDIVYSLLDPRVRY
- a CDS encoding peptide ABC transporter substrate-binding protein, giving the protein MRRRFWVVALFAVLALVAAACGGGATTTTTAAPTTTAAPTTTAAPATTAAPTTTEAPAGPKTIIIGTTDTIAEFDSADAYSVRDWEIIRNTGVGLLTFAPGTTELVPGIAKSYDVSDDGKTYTFHLRDDVKFGDGLALTAPMYVTHIHRMMTLDGSGGVGGALGTPYIDTVEAPDDLTVVFHLKDAFGYFPQIVAGAPYIPMDPNQFPEDALVEFPDPPFYGVGPWTVTDYTIGEQMVLEPNEFYFGDKPKVDRIIIKDYSDAQTMALALQNHEIDIAWRTIAQPDLLEQLKSVDGLTVATVPGGSIRYLIINHALSPTDDSHVRKALAYAIDRDDIVDRVSGGTWEPLYSMDPPGFLGATEAFDTMYGSPNLDKAKEELTAAGYSESNKLELQLSFPPQHYGGTVSDTMQVLKEQFESTGMINVTLNSQEWSTYVGAVIGGADYTVSLLGWFFDYPDPSNYLEPFVLNGGLGTMVTDPDTGAALSDEATNLVDLLNQAATSTDQAKRAELYGQAQDVYADLVVTIPMWFEAEHVIYWDNISGSPTDANPESLNIGPSFDLHYDLLNISG
- a CDS encoding ABC transporter permease subunit, which encodes MADLNAREEVPQWEQDLAKVGWVRRALQARRWYKADWWFVAISMVLVVFFLIMAIVPGLFAAHDPREQVGPRLLAPGEAPDVEALVVPVDSGIDALTDLLGVGRVSVGVVKGTPSSQTVRDEAARLTDEMKAQGSDETIRLRVKRYETVDETLAALAGGEIGFAVLSSKAASAIIDQYPGLAIDGPVAGEGISTSGSFPLGTNQLGQDVLSRLIWGTRVAFLIGFAAALMSLVIGLPLGLIAGFAGGWLDRTMSVIMDSLYAFPGLILAIAITAVLGPSIINVIVAIGVVYVPTYYRIVRGQTLSVKEEMYVEAARSIGATRGSILRNYVFPNVIPSVAIIFSVNVADAILTGAGLSFLGLGLPPDTPDWGIDLARGQENIQNAWWMITFPGLAVMSVVLAFTMMGEGLMEIFNPKLRDR